The Halalkalibacter krulwichiae genome has a segment encoding these proteins:
- a CDS encoding M20 metallopeptidase family protein, translating into MDPILIGSQIVTGIQQIAASRINATDPSVITVCSFDGVSSYNIIPDKVTLSGTVRTFSNEARELAEKNIRQIAEGACSSAGATSEVNYEYGYPSVCNDPEEALRIKRIGEEIVGKENVSESPLQMAMEDFAYYVRKRPGAFFNVGGKNPDIQAVFPHHHPKFDVDEQSILIAGKMFISLVFDYLNGSQQDSKEFSLHMSK; encoded by the coding sequence ATTGATCCCATACTTATAGGAAGTCAAATTGTTACTGGCATTCAACAGATCGCTGCTAGTCGTATAAATGCGACAGATCCCTCTGTTATAACTGTATGTTCCTTTGATGGTGTTAGCAGCTATAATATTATTCCAGATAAAGTGACTTTGTCTGGGACTGTTCGAACCTTTTCGAATGAAGCGCGCGAGCTTGCTGAAAAAAATATACGGCAAATAGCAGAGGGGGCTTGTAGCTCAGCGGGAGCTACAAGTGAAGTCAATTATGAATATGGTTACCCTTCTGTATGTAACGACCCGGAAGAAGCCCTTCGGATTAAACGAATAGGGGAAGAAATTGTAGGGAAAGAAAATGTTTCAGAATCCCCTTTGCAAATGGCGATGGAGGATTTTGCTTACTATGTAAGAAAGAGACCCGGTGCATTCTTTAATGTCGGAGGGAAGAATCCTGATATTCAGGCTGTTTTCCCGCACCATCATCCTAAATTTGATGTAGACGAGCAGTCCATTCTTATCGCAGGAAAAATGTTTATATCACTTGTTTTTGATTATTTAAACGGATCACAACAAGACAGCAAGGAATTTTCATTACATATGAGTAAATAA
- a CDS encoding YqaE/Pmp3 family membrane protein codes for MMYLIAVLLPPLAVLLAGRPFQAVLNLILTMFFWLPGAIHACFIVADKKADRRAKKYGNRG; via the coding sequence ATGATGTATTTAATCGCTGTTTTATTACCACCGCTGGCAGTATTGTTAGCTGGCCGACCTTTCCAAGCAGTTTTGAACTTAATTTTAACCATGTTCTTTTGGTTGCCAGGAGCCATCCATGCATGTTTTATCGTAGCTGATAAAAAAGCAGATAGAAGAGCAAAGAAATATGGCAACAGAGGGTAA
- a CDS encoding DUF1450 domain-containing protein translates to MDKIYFCKENDFKTKKLYKTLKSSYPDLKIKRKGCLGKCKTCKECPFSLVDGKVVKCDSNDELYRKLNKKILKKTV, encoded by the coding sequence ATGGATAAGATCTATTTCTGTAAAGAAAATGACTTTAAAACTAAGAAACTATATAAAACGTTAAAATCGTCTTATCCTGATTTAAAGATTAAGAGAAAAGGATGTTTAGGGAAATGCAAAACATGTAAAGAGTGTCCCTTCTCTCTGGTCGATGGAAAAGTAGTTAAATGTGATTCGAATGATGAGTTATATAGAAAACTGAACAAGAAGATCTTAAAGAAAACCGTATAG
- a CDS encoding alpha/beta fold hydrolase, translating into MGFSLKKTDFLVSDKGISVVEKIQIGGIDQALLIQGERKDNPILLFLHGGPSMPLPGVSCRGVDYTIVSNTKELVKKFTIVFWDQRGTGKSYSKVINSETMNITQFINDANEITEYLRKKFNQKKSF; encoded by the coding sequence ATGGGGTTCTCCCTAAAAAAAACAGATTTCTTGGTTTCAGATAAAGGAATTAGCGTCGTAGAGAAGATTCAAATTGGTGGTATTGACCAAGCTCTTCTCATTCAAGGAGAACGAAAAGACAATCCTATTTTGTTATTCTTACACGGGGGTCCATCAATGCCTTTACCAGGTGTCTCATGTCGAGGAGTGGATTACACGATTGTGTCGAATACAAAAGAACTTGTTAAGAAATTTACTATTGTATTTTGGGATCAGCGAGGCACTGGGAAGTCCTATAGTAAGGTAATTAACAGTGAGACGATGAATATTACTCAATTTATTAACGATGCCAATGAAATAACAGAGTATTTAAGAAAAAAGTTTAACCAAAAAAAATCTTTTTAA
- a CDS encoding M20 metallopeptidase family protein codes for MEKVAYKELEAKFEELVSIRRDLHMYPELSFEEQRTPEMIATYLRELGLEVKTEVGGRGVTALLKGGKPGKTVALRADFDALPIQDEKSVPYKSKIAGVMHACGHDIHTASLLGTACALSKVKDNLHGNVLFIHQFAEEVIPGGAKAMIEDGCLNDVDVIYGAHVLSNVPVGQVCFKENYMMAAGDKFEIVIEGKGGMDLHRTLRLIPYL; via the coding sequence ATGGAAAAAGTAGCATATAAAGAACTCGAAGCAAAATTCGAAGAGCTTGTTAGTATTAGACGTGATTTACATATGTACCCTGAATTATCATTTGAAGAACAAAGAACGCCAGAAATGATTGCTACCTATTTAAGAGAACTAGGACTTGAGGTTAAAACTGAAGTGGGAGGACGGGGAGTCACAGCTTTACTAAAAGGAGGAAAACCAGGAAAAACAGTTGCTCTCCGTGCTGATTTTGATGCACTACCCATTCAAGATGAGAAATCTGTTCCTTATAAATCAAAAATAGCCGGTGTCATGCATGCATGTGGGCATGACATTCATACTGCCTCACTACTAGGTACTGCATGCGCGCTTAGTAAAGTGAAAGACAATCTGCATGGCAATGTATTGTTTATTCATCAATTTGCCGAAGAGGTCATTCCTGGTGGAGCAAAAGCAATGATTGAAGATGGCTGTCTCAATGATGTAGATGTGATCTACGGCGCTCATGTATTGTCAAATGTACCAGTAGGTCAAGTTTGTTTTAAAGAAAATTATATGATGGCAGCTGGAGATAAATTTGAAATTGTTATCGAAGGAAAGGGGGGCATGGATCTTCACCGCACCTTGCGATTGATCCCATACTTATAG
- a CDS encoding hemolysin family protein, with the protein MNEIPTTLVLLLVFLLFLSAFFSSAETAFSSVNKIRLKNYSDEGRKGAKRSLAIASNFDEALSTILVGNNLVNIAAATLSSQLAIQLFGPNLGVFISTFVVTILVLIFGEILPKSFAKEFAETYSLKISGVLFLLMQIFKPVTWAFIQIRKAVSKLIRPKANVPSLTEEELKVMIDISEEEGVIEQHERELVHRSLEFNDIIVAEILKPRTDIIAINSKSTIEEIKEVYFRERYSRIPVYEGHIDNIIGILSEKDFLTSLVKNEHAEINIQSLIRDPLFVVESMRVSNLLPQLQKQKTHMAIVVDEYGGTAGLITLEDILEEIVGEIWDEHDETIKLLKQVDPSTYIISADYPLDDFARLTKIELPDSSYHTLGGWLMELFQRLPHKGEQISYEHITLEVDETDEKRLRQIKVVM; encoded by the coding sequence TTGAATGAAATTCCAACAACACTTGTTTTATTGCTAGTTTTTTTACTCTTTTTATCTGCCTTCTTTTCATCTGCAGAAACAGCTTTTTCAAGTGTAAACAAAATTAGGTTAAAGAACTATTCAGACGAGGGCAGAAAAGGAGCAAAAAGATCTTTAGCTATTGCTTCTAACTTTGATGAAGCACTTTCCACAATTTTAGTTGGAAATAATTTAGTGAACATAGCTGCAGCTACCCTTTCTTCTCAATTAGCTATACAACTCTTCGGGCCTAACTTAGGTGTCTTTATAAGTACTTTTGTTGTCACTATACTCGTTTTAATTTTTGGTGAAATTCTCCCAAAATCTTTTGCAAAAGAGTTCGCGGAAACATATAGTTTGAAAATTTCTGGTGTATTATTTCTATTAATGCAGATCTTTAAACCAGTTACTTGGGCTTTTATTCAAATACGAAAAGCTGTTTCAAAATTAATCAGGCCCAAAGCTAACGTCCCCTCATTGACTGAGGAAGAATTAAAAGTCATGATCGATATTAGTGAAGAAGAAGGAGTCATTGAACAACATGAAAGAGAGCTAGTTCATCGCTCTTTAGAATTTAATGATATTATTGTCGCTGAAATTTTAAAACCTCGTACGGATATCATTGCCATTAATAGTAAAAGCACAATTGAAGAAATTAAGGAAGTTTATTTTCGAGAGCGCTACTCACGGATTCCTGTATACGAAGGACACATTGATAATATTATTGGAATTCTTTCCGAAAAAGACTTTCTCACATCATTAGTAAAAAATGAACATGCTGAGATAAACATTCAGTCATTAATAAGGGACCCTTTATTCGTTGTGGAGTCGATGAGAGTATCAAACCTGTTGCCGCAATTACAAAAACAAAAAACACATATGGCAATTGTCGTTGACGAATATGGTGGAACTGCTGGACTGATTACGTTAGAGGATATTCTGGAAGAGATCGTAGGTGAAATTTGGGATGAACATGATGAAACGATTAAGTTATTAAAACAAGTCGATCCCTCTACGTACATAATTTCTGCTGATTACCCTCTTGATGATTTCGCTAGACTCACAAAAATTGAGTTGCCTGATTCAAGCTATCACACATTAGGAGGATGGTTAATGGAGCTTTTCCAGAGATTACCTCATAAAGGTGAACAAATTTCCTATGAACATATTACGCTTGAAGTTGATGAAACTGACGAAAAACGTTTACGTCAGATCAAAGTTGTCATGTAA
- a CDS encoding MFS transporter, whose protein sequence is MKQPKKNKRQTILVLLFLGWCLSYLDRMAMNVGIVEIAKDFNLSPSVMGIVLSSFFAGYTLMQLPGGWLADKYGSRKVITIAILVWSFFTVLTGMAWSLLSMIIIRFMFGLGEGGYPAASSKAIADAFPKEERTSAQTIMMSSNSLGGVIAPLIATPLLVWIGWQNLFIAIGLIGIIFAWLMWHYLRPENMLIEVIKQDRIEKSSFKDILKVPTSWQLAIMWFAVSTVVWGLISWMPPYLVNVRGLDLMSMGLLTSIPALFGAIGVIVGGQLIKSRLSGKEKHLSIVSLLIMIGSLYMLYNASSVALVIVYQSICMLFHGPVVATVFSHPHKLFPKNVLGSTFGMVNLGGMIGALLAPMVMGFLIEISNGMYVSAFIYIIACATVGIFAAFSLNSKDNAFNKPHPVTEHDQVV, encoded by the coding sequence ATGAAACAACCGAAAAAGAACAAAAGACAAACGATTCTTGTACTCCTATTTTTAGGATGGTGTTTATCTTATCTAGACAGGATGGCAATGAACGTAGGAATTGTCGAAATTGCCAAAGACTTTAACCTGAGCCCGTCTGTAATGGGGATCGTATTAAGTAGCTTTTTTGCTGGCTATACTTTGATGCAATTACCAGGAGGCTGGTTAGCTGATAAATATGGATCAAGAAAAGTCATAACAATTGCCATACTCGTTTGGTCATTTTTCACCGTTTTAACTGGGATGGCTTGGTCGCTTTTATCAATGATTATTATTCGTTTTATGTTCGGCCTTGGGGAAGGTGGGTATCCGGCAGCGAGCTCAAAAGCCATTGCTGATGCCTTTCCTAAAGAAGAACGAACAAGTGCTCAGACAATTATGATGTCTTCCAATTCACTTGGAGGGGTGATCGCCCCTTTAATAGCTACACCACTACTAGTATGGATTGGTTGGCAAAATCTCTTTATCGCCATTGGCTTAATTGGTATCATATTTGCCTGGCTAATGTGGCACTATTTAAGACCGGAGAATATGCTGATCGAAGTAATTAAACAAGATCGAATTGAAAAATCATCTTTTAAAGATATTTTAAAAGTTCCAACGAGCTGGCAATTAGCAATTATGTGGTTTGCAGTAAGTACAGTCGTATGGGGACTCATTTCTTGGATGCCTCCTTATCTTGTCAATGTAAGAGGTCTTGATTTGATGTCTATGGGGCTGCTAACATCGATACCTGCCTTATTTGGAGCAATTGGGGTTATTGTCGGTGGGCAACTGATTAAATCACGTCTAAGCGGAAAAGAAAAACACCTTTCCATCGTGAGTCTACTTATCATGATTGGATCACTGTACATGTTATACAATGCTTCGTCCGTTGCTCTTGTTATTGTTTACCAATCAATTTGTATGCTTTTTCACGGCCCTGTTGTCGCGACAGTTTTTAGTCATCCACATAAGCTATTCCCTAAAAACGTGTTAGGGTCTACATTTGGAATGGTAAATCTTGGCGGAATGATTGGCGCATTATTAGCGCCGATGGTAATGGGATTTTTAATTGAAATTTCTAATGGAATGTATGTCTCTGCCTTTATTTATATTATTGCATGTGCAACTGTAGGAATTTTTGCAGCATTTAGTCTGAATTCAAAAGATAATGCTTTTAACAAGCCTCATCCAGTGACTGAACATGATCAGGTAGTATAG
- a CDS encoding cold-shock protein → MTQGTVKWFNAEKGFGFIEVEGSDDVFVHFSAIQGEGFKSLEEGQTVTFEIEQGARGPQAANVQK, encoded by the coding sequence ATGACACAAGGTACAGTAAAATGGTTTAATGCAGAAAAAGGTTTCGGATTTATTGAAGTTGAAGGAAGCGACGATGTATTCGTACACTTCTCTGCTATTCAAGGTGAAGGTTTCAAATCATTAGAAGAAGGTCAAACTGTAACATTTGAAATCGAGCAAGGTGCTCGTGGACCACAAGCTGCTAACGTTCAAAAGTAA
- a CDS encoding ATP-dependent DNA ligase: MFLSPMLLKEVDTPPEDYANVITELKLDGIRIIFSNLNNNPRLYTRTGHDVTHLFPELISVQLPKGVILDGELIVPDRNNKPSYRLLMDKIKQKETTLSVQYVAYDLLYYRGEKITQFPLLKRKKILDQIIPTDTITIVTSQWFEGNSQTYFEVVKRYGLEGIVVKKPMSKYRCGVRSGDWVKILNRDYEDNLTLRSDFESWLVNDNKKKVVFLNIQLKKNRKNLYEYYRKFITGNKKDSSQ; the protein is encoded by the coding sequence ATGTTTTTATCTCCGATGTTATTAAAAGAGGTTGATACACCCCCAGAAGATTATGCTAATGTCATTACTGAATTAAAATTAGATGGGATTCGAATAATATTTTCTAACTTAAACAACAATCCTCGTTTGTATACTCGCACAGGTCATGATGTAACCCATTTATTTCCTGAGCTCATTTCTGTGCAATTACCAAAAGGAGTCATTTTAGACGGAGAATTAATTGTACCCGATCGTAATAATAAACCAAGTTATAGGCTCTTGATGGATAAAATCAAACAAAAAGAGACTACTCTTTCTGTGCAATATGTAGCGTATGATCTATTGTATTATCGAGGGGAGAAAATTACTCAATTCCCACTTTTAAAACGCAAGAAGATACTAGATCAAATCATTCCTACTGATACCATTACGATTGTAACTTCTCAATGGTTTGAAGGAAACTCACAAACCTATTTTGAAGTCGTAAAAAGATATGGACTAGAAGGAATTGTAGTGAAAAAACCTATGTCAAAATATCGGTGTGGTGTTCGCTCAGGTGACTGGGTTAAAATCCTCAATCGAGATTATGAGGATAATCTAACTTTGAGAAGTGACTTCGAGTCTTGGCTAGTAAATGATAATAAAAAGAAGGTTGTCTTTTTAAATATACAATTAAAAAAGAATCGGAAAAACTTATATGAATATTACCGTAAATTTATTACCGGTAATAAAAAGGATTCTTCACAATAA
- a CDS encoding YfhD family protein, protein MGKKKKIQGKFDDVEYSEELADSEDQEAMARMEAADQRATKGRKKKNK, encoded by the coding sequence ATGGGAAAGAAGAAAAAAATACAAGGTAAATTTGATGATGTAGAATATTCTGAAGAGCTAGCTGATTCCGAAGATCAAGAAGCAATGGCACGAATGGAAGCGGCTGACCAACGAGCAACAAAAGGACGAAAAAAGAAAAATAAATAA
- a CDS encoding alpha/beta fold hydrolase, with the protein MIGLQLIHLYPEKYHSYIGVSQIINWVENDRLALTWAKGQAKKRNHKKALEELTEVGQPPFVESFEQWGILRKWQARFNSMIYSDAKKGVKHPGYLSVIKVLISSKDYSLKDIYNSFYKGFKLIYTIDFINELPNIDFLTMVKKVEVPITFIHGKHDFHVSSKLVETFYNEIDARMGKRFLWMDKSAHIFHPDDTKKIESVLIEELKYVK; encoded by the coding sequence GTGATTGGTCTACAATTAATACATTTATATCCGGAAAAGTATCACTCGTATATAGGCGTTTCGCAAATAATTAATTGGGTTGAGAATGATCGCCTAGCTCTAACATGGGCCAAAGGCCAAGCTAAAAAAAGAAATCATAAAAAAGCATTAGAAGAATTAACGGAGGTCGGTCAACCTCCTTTTGTAGAAAGCTTTGAACAATGGGGGATATTAAGAAAATGGCAAGCTCGATTCAATTCAATGATTTACTCAGATGCAAAGAAGGGTGTGAAACACCCTGGGTACTTATCTGTAATAAAGGTGTTAATAAGCTCTAAAGATTATTCTCTTAAAGATATATATAACTCTTTTTATAAAGGTTTCAAATTAATCTATACAATTGATTTTATAAATGAGTTACCTAATATCGATTTTTTGACGATGGTAAAGAAAGTAGAGGTACCGATTACGTTTATTCACGGCAAACATGATTTTCATGTCAGTAGCAAGTTAGTTGAGACATTTTATAATGAAATAGATGCAAGAATGGGTAAGCGATTCTTATGGATGGATAAATCAGCACATATATTTCACCCAGATGATACAAAGAAAATAGAATCTGTATTAATTGAAGAATTAAAATATGTAAAGTGA
- a CDS encoding pyridoxamine 5'-phosphate oxidase family protein, producing MPKMTGEQVLQEKYQTTKRAKAFYDNQMLDHVNVFMQEFIKNQEMVFISTSDQKGNCDSSFRSGPRGFVKILNQSTLMYPEYRGNGVMASMGNMIENPNIGLMFIDFIEHRIGLHVNGKAYIYENEELDALNLSEEQRMDIRIEEGKKATRWVIIEIKEAFIHCSKNIPKLKKDKEGEVQLSGGDFFNVKQTKRKEEIQL from the coding sequence ATGCCTAAAATGACAGGAGAACAGGTCTTGCAAGAAAAGTATCAAACTACAAAGCGTGCTAAAGCTTTTTATGACAATCAAATGTTAGATCATGTTAATGTATTTATGCAAGAATTCATTAAGAATCAAGAAATGGTTTTTATCTCGACTTCAGATCAAAAAGGAAACTGTGACTCTTCCTTTAGGTCAGGACCACGAGGGTTTGTAAAAATCCTTAATCAATCGACGCTTATGTATCCAGAATATCGAGGAAATGGCGTAATGGCTAGTATGGGAAATATGATAGAAAACCCGAATATAGGTTTAATGTTTATCGATTTCATTGAGCACAGAATTGGTTTGCATGTTAATGGCAAAGCGTATATCTACGAGAATGAAGAATTAGACGCCCTTAATCTCTCAGAAGAACAAAGAATGGACATACGAATAGAAGAGGGGAAGAAAGCTACAAGGTGGGTCATTATTGAGATTAAAGAAGCTTTTATCCATTGTTCGAAAAATATTCCTAAATTGAAAAAAGATAAGGAGGGAGAAGTGCAACTATCAGGAGGAGATTTTTTTAATGTTAAACAAACGAAAAGAAAGGAAGAAATACAACTCTAA
- a CDS encoding Rrf2 family transcriptional regulator, with protein MHLTSYTDYALRTLIYLGTQKNDNTLARIKEISEIYKVSTNHMSKVVYELGQIGLISTVRGKNGGIKLAKDPADINIGAVVRKTENLHIVECFDKENNMCIISPACNLKFTLNKALQAYLSVLDQYTLADVISNSDELLDIFRSHDRQV; from the coding sequence TTGCATCTTACCAGTTATACTGATTATGCTCTTAGAACTCTTATTTACTTAGGGACTCAAAAAAATGATAATACGCTAGCAAGAATTAAAGAAATATCAGAAATCTATAAAGTTTCTACTAACCATATGAGTAAAGTTGTCTATGAATTAGGACAAATAGGTTTGATTTCAACAGTTCGTGGAAAAAATGGCGGAATTAAATTAGCTAAAGATCCTGCAGATATTAATATAGGTGCAGTTGTACGTAAAACAGAAAACTTACATATCGTAGAGTGCTTTGATAAAGAAAATAATATGTGCATCATAAGTCCTGCATGTAACCTGAAGTTCACTTTAAACAAAGCTCTTCAAGCCTACTTATCTGTCCTGGATCAATATACACTTGCTGATGTCATTTCAAACTCTGATGAACTACTCGATATTTTCCGCTCACATGATAGACAAGTTTAA
- a CDS encoding helix-turn-helix domain-containing protein translates to MAANKEVFLNQLSFENKKALDHVMNLMESFRAMNSTLELDEVLKKIMHYALNIVETAEAGYIQMLDESSNKLIIKASVGFNDNISFFKVNVGESITGKVFRDGCVRLISSREEIYNSMGDLSRENFDLIDTAHYNNQNIKSILAVPVSFGKNRIGVMTLHCFDIEDGISEIDLHLLQSFASQAAIALYNAKLHTEVQETLNEATLLSQRLKETNILLEKRTNIHNLLTGLSVENRGLDAIILEMNKLMKSNCVYVDYVEGTFSPKHDKYFARRIDDLFLLFRTKTKPAYVTIYDTVSVHCFIYPIRSGSILLGCLIVEGNAPLSQLDHLIIEQGAPILSLEIMKRRSQTEIMYKKTYESYQQFLKIKNPKQAELTAEELGIHHHSFLQTALIELDGNLDLHSLENEALLLLSHLREQMPFKDSLLFSYNNKITVFSAVQNANQEAYWIEIIENAIKWWNDRYTVVARGGISTGYYPPGQAEENHVKAEKALLYLRKQIEKGIIHYKKIGISSFFLDRPPAEIEAFMKETFSPLWTTHEKQEELLGTLFTYIQNNRSMAATAKELHIHTNTLYHRIKKIEHLLSLDFNCYEDFLKVQLGFYLYKKFLED, encoded by the coding sequence GTGGCGGCTAATAAAGAAGTATTTCTTAATCAATTAAGTTTTGAAAACAAAAAGGCACTGGATCATGTAATGAATTTAATGGAAAGTTTTCGAGCAATGAACTCGACTCTCGAATTGGATGAGGTCCTAAAAAAAATCATGCATTACGCATTAAATATCGTCGAGACCGCAGAGGCTGGCTATATTCAAATGTTGGATGAATCCTCAAATAAACTGATCATAAAGGCGAGTGTGGGCTTTAATGATAACATTAGCTTCTTTAAAGTAAATGTCGGTGAGTCTATTACAGGAAAAGTTTTTAGAGATGGTTGTGTGCGGCTAATTTCCTCACGGGAAGAAATTTATAATAGTATGGGTGATTTGAGCAGAGAGAATTTTGACTTGATAGATACGGCCCACTATAACAATCAAAATATAAAGTCTATATTAGCCGTTCCTGTTTCATTCGGAAAAAATCGGATTGGGGTAATGACACTTCATTGCTTTGATATTGAAGACGGAATTAGCGAAATCGATCTCCACCTCTTACAAAGTTTCGCTTCGCAAGCAGCGATCGCCCTTTATAATGCGAAACTCCATACCGAAGTGCAAGAAACATTGAATGAAGCAACCCTTTTATCGCAAAGGCTCAAAGAAACAAATATCCTATTAGAAAAAAGAACAAACATTCATAATCTACTCACAGGATTATCAGTTGAGAATAGAGGGCTTGATGCGATTATTTTAGAAATGAATAAATTAATGAAAAGCAATTGTGTGTATGTCGATTATGTTGAAGGAACATTTTCTCCAAAACACGATAAGTATTTTGCAAGACGTATAGATGACCTCTTCCTTCTTTTCCGAACAAAAACGAAACCTGCTTATGTAACAATCTATGATACTGTGTCCGTACATTGTTTCATTTACCCGATTAGATCAGGTTCCATTTTATTAGGCTGTCTTATTGTTGAAGGAAACGCTCCATTATCACAACTCGACCATTTAATCATAGAGCAAGGAGCACCCATTCTATCTCTTGAAATTATGAAGCGAAGATCGCAAACGGAAATCATGTACAAGAAAACCTATGAATCGTACCAACAATTTTTGAAAATTAAAAATCCGAAGCAGGCTGAGCTTACTGCCGAAGAATTAGGAATTCATCACCATTCTTTTCTTCAAACAGCTTTAATTGAATTAGATGGAAATCTCGACCTACATTCTCTCGAAAACGAAGCACTGCTACTACTATCACACCTGAGAGAGCAAATGCCTTTTAAAGATAGTCTGCTCTTTAGCTATAACAATAAAATTACGGTTTTTTCTGCTGTTCAAAATGCAAATCAGGAAGCATATTGGATAGAAATTATCGAGAACGCCATAAAATGGTGGAACGACCGGTATACCGTAGTAGCCCGAGGGGGAATCAGCACAGGATACTACCCTCCTGGACAAGCCGAAGAAAATCATGTAAAAGCTGAGAAAGCTCTTCTCTACTTAAGGAAGCAAATAGAAAAAGGGATCATTCATTATAAGAAAATTGGAATCAGTAGCTTTTTTTTAGATCGTCCTCCAGCAGAAATAGAGGCATTCATGAAAGAGACATTTTCTCCATTATGGACAACCCATGAAAAACAAGAGGAATTACTCGGGACTCTTTTTACCTATATTCAGAACAACCGGTCTATGGCGGCTACTGCCAAGGAGCTTCATATCCATACAAACACACTCTATCATCGCATCAAGAAAATAGAGCATCTCCTTAGTTTGGATTTTAACTGTTACGAGGATTTTCTAAAGGTACAACTTGGGTTTTATCTTTATAAAAAATTTTTGGAGGATTAA
- a CDS encoding lytic transglycosylase domain-containing protein, which translates to MKKKTIILITVLSSMAGFFLLQNINLSKQIEEAKKFEEVQKVNQNMQEMQGYFASKLVSVDFDKNYDSWVTSMDVADQLHEDSDGNFKKEWGLFLAELSQQHEIDPFIVYELLKTETGGTFDPTLVGPETRFGHAYGLAQFMKNTAPWIADMADLPYNDELLFDPLYSIQLSVTYLDFLYNKYNDWDHALTAYHRGMGGLETYLGENGHAKSAYAVEIQDGAKQFDLIAYNK; encoded by the coding sequence ATGAAAAAGAAAACCATTATCCTCATCACAGTCCTTTCTTCCATGGCTGGTTTTTTCTTATTACAAAACATTAATTTATCAAAGCAAATAGAAGAAGCGAAAAAGTTTGAAGAAGTTCAAAAAGTGAATCAAAACATGCAGGAAATGCAAGGGTACTTTGCGAGTAAGTTAGTTTCTGTTGATTTCGATAAAAACTATGATTCTTGGGTAACATCAATGGATGTAGCTGATCAGCTGCACGAAGATAGTGATGGGAATTTCAAAAAAGAATGGGGTTTATTTTTAGCTGAATTATCTCAACAACATGAAATTGACCCCTTTATCGTTTATGAATTGTTAAAAACAGAAACAGGAGGCACATTCGACCCCACTCTTGTCGGTCCAGAGACACGCTTTGGTCACGCTTATGGGTTAGCTCAGTTTATGAAAAATACCGCCCCTTGGATTGCTGACATGGCTGATTTACCCTATAATGATGAATTATTATTCGACCCACTCTATTCCATTCAGCTATCGGTAACGTATTTAGATTTTCTTTATAATAAGTACAATGATTGGGATCATGCATTAACCGCTTATCATCGCGGGATGGGCGGATTAGAAACGTATCTCGGTGAAAATGGACATGCTAAAAGTGCTTATGCGGTCGAGATACAAGATGGTGCGAAGCAATTTGATTTAATTGCATATAATAAATAA